The Daucus carota subsp. sativus chromosome 9, DH1 v3.0, whole genome shotgun sequence genome window below encodes:
- the LOC108201061 gene encoding WAT1-related protein At1g68170 — protein MTSIRNVILGLKPTILMLIAQTILSVSNVLFKLASNDGSDLKILVAYRFLFAAAFMVPVAFFVERNKRPKLTWRVIWQSFLSAFVGGLLSQNLFVLSLALTSVTFVTAITNLVTAFTFILAICFRLEKINWDKASGKAKVTGTLLSLGGAMVLTLYKGPNLINWNTHLNLVNHGNHHGGLARTHPHMIVGVCSALGSITFYALWMILQAKIAEHYPCPYSSTALMTTMTSIQCTLYSLCMQRDWSQWELGWNIRLLTVAYSGLMATGVTFTLFAWCIRMRGPLFVSAFSPLMVLIVALTGPLVLNETVHLGSMLGGITIICGLYVLLWGKAKEMKGTAQSPETSSKVIRQPVEIVLSASSSGASENHKPVDRNNGTLNGVTMHHASVAATNTDEKFDEIRIVEDQVY, from the exons ATGACAAGCATACGAAATGTGATCCTCGGGTTGAAACCGACGATACTAATGCTCATTGCTCAAACCATTCTTAGTGTAAGTAACGTGTTGTTCAAACTGGCTTCCAATGATGGCTCGGACTTGAAAATTTTGGTCGCCTATCGCTTCTTATTTGCGGCTGCGTTCATGGTTCCTGTCGCATTCTTTGTTGAAAG AAACAAAAGGCCGAAATTGACATGGAGAGTGATTTGGCAATCGTTTTTGTCTGCCTTTGTAGG AGGACTACTGTCACAAAATTTGTTTGTTCTGAGCTTGGCCTTAACATCTGTAACGTTCGTCACTGCAATTACCAATCTCGTTACTGCCTTCACCTTTATCCTAGCTATATGTTTCAG GCTAGAGAAAATAAACTGGGATAAAGCATCAGGAAAGGCAAAGGTGACCGGAACACTGTTGAGTCTAGGTGGAGCCATGGTTCTCACCTTATACAAAGGCCCAAATTTAATTAACTGGAATACTCATCTTAACCTCGTCAATCATGGCAATCATCATGGTGGACTCGCGAGAACCCACCCACATATGATAGTAGGCGTCTGTTCTGCTCTAGGTAGTATTACATTCTATGCCCTTTGGATGATACTTCAG GCAAAAATTGCCGAGCATTACCCTTGCCCTTACTCTAGTACAGCCCTGATGACTACAATGACATCAATTCAGTGCACACTATATTCCCTATGCATGCAAAGAGACTGGAGCCAATGGGAGTTGGGATGGAACATCAGACTCCTCACTGTTGCTTATTCG GGGCTGATGGCTACAGGAGTGACATTTACGCTCTTTGCTTGGTGTATACGAATGAGAGGTCCTTTATTTGTATCGGCTTTTAGCCCTTTAATGGTTCTGATTGTTGCTCTAACTGGACCATTGGTACTGAACGAGACTGTTCATTTGGGAAG TATGCTTGGAGGTATAACAATCATCTGTGGATTATATGTTCTGCTCTGGGGAAAAGCGAAAGAAATGAAGGGGACAGCTCAATCACCTGAAACGAGCTCGAAAGTTATAAGACAACCTGTCGAAATTGTCTTATCTGCTTCATCATCAGGAGCATCGGAAAACCATAAGCCTGTTGATCGTAACAACGGTACTCTGAATGGAGTCACCATGCACCATGCTTCAGTGGCAGCGACAAACACTGatgaaaaatttgatgaaattagGATCGTAGAGGACCAGGTTTACTAA